The DNA sequence GTATAATGCttttgttttgtaatttttcctACTTGGGAATAGAAGTAAATAAGTGCTGTGAAAGTCCTATGAAAATGTTTGTAAATAATGTATGTTAACTTGAGTTCTAAAACAACAGTACAATGAGAAAGCTACACAATACCACTATTTCTATCTTCGGCTGGAGATTATGAAAAAATCAACCCATGCTCCGGTTCTTGCAAATTATTCTTTCTGGATTGTGCTTTGGAATAATCTGTTTTGATGATGTTGTCAATACCTGTAGCACATCAGGTGCAGAGGCTGACTGGGAATCTTCGCATTCTTTACTCTGCACTGGCGAGAGGTCTGATCCCGCTCATAGGGAGGCACTTCTTAAATTCAATAAACATGCTAATGGTAAGATTCTTTCTGTTTGGAAATCAATGATTTTTAACAATCTAAATTTCTTcagaatatattattttctttatgTTCCTGTTTATTTACCATAAGTGAAGTAGAAGTTTCATAAGTGAAGCTAACTACATTGAATTATCTGGTGTCAAGGCAAGTGATTTCAATGAACCATCTATACACCTGAACTTGTCATTAtgattttgttattattttgcTATGTTTGCTAGTGTTTCTAATTCTTTATGCTATTTAGAAGCTTGTTTATAACTTGAATATAGTGATATACTGATGTTAGCTGAATGGAATAGATGCACATTTACCTAAAATGTTGTTCACAGTGCACAGATAACTTGAGAATTGGTCATGTCAATTATATTGGTGGAACTATTTAAACATTTTTATCTAGTGGCCATGTCAATTAAAATTGGGACTGTTGATTTCAGGGATGATATAGTGATATGGGCAAGGAAAAAGACTGGTTCGTCTGTTATtaggataaattcgaaaaagAAGGCAGAGGAATTTCTGACAAAGTATCATACATTTGTTATTGGTCGGTTTGACAAATTTGAGGTAAGAAACACTTGGAAAACTCATTGTTAGTGTTTCCACTTTTCTGGGCTGTGCTAATTTTTGTGTGCAAATATATCAGGGACATGAATATGACGAATTCGTGAGAGCTGCAAAGTTGGATAATGAACCTGAAATATACACTGCATATGGTGAGTCGGCAATTGTTTCAATCCTTATGTTCAATGAGTTTAGGTTTGGTCAATGGCAGTTTTAAATTTTGGTTGGTTTTGACTTTGAAGTTTCAATCTTTCCCCTGTTTCTGGATTTTGATCTCTGCCTCCAAAGGAGAAGAAAAGGTGAGTTTCTCTTCATTTTTTCATTTTGCTTCTGAGTTTCTAACTCAATTTTGTTTCAGTAGAATTTAATTTCTTGAATCATATGACAATAAAATTTGCTTTTTGAGCATATATATTACTTATTTGAAAATTCATAAACTGGTTTTGTAGAATTGAATTATGTGTGGAACTCAGCAATTAGAATCTTGATCTATGTATTCCACAAGTATGCTTCATGGAAAAATTACGGGGTCAAAACTCGGAATTTGAGTTCAGGTGCGGCTTCTTGTTTCCTTTACGGTTTGGATATATAGCAAGTTGAGCTTTTCGTAGATGGAGCGCTTCAAAagttgttttcagttgcttccACTATCTGTAGTGTTTTAATGGATTATTTGATGGTTTAATCCTTAATTAGGATCTGAATTGTGTGACTGTCCACTTCAATTCAGTTCTCTTCTTTGAAAAGGTGTTCCTTTTGGGCTAATAAGAACAATTTCTAATTGACATTAGTTGCATAGAACGAatcttaattaatattttatctatATATTTTGAAGATAATTCTATTTTCTACCTTGCGTGTCTTATTCATATAACTTATACTATACTTCATTAATTGCTATTAGTATTATTTGTACATCTGAATTGAATTAGGAATTATATATTGCTACAACATATTTCACTTACAAAACATACAATTCATGCACTAAGTTGATTCATATGCATGACACTTCTCTATGCTAATTAACATCAGTATATATGCAGTGCACATGCAATATATGTATCTATAGCGAGTATACATacatatctatatatatatatatatatatatatatatatatatatatatatatatatatatatatatatataatcatgaGATTGTGCTTGTTTCTGAAGTGCTGACACCTTTGCAGAGCATACTCTTTCGATATAATACCATTGTTTATATTAATGTATATTTGagtttgatttttcatttgCTTAATACTTACAATAATAtttattcttcaattttttttatcttttttatttctccCTGAGATATTTAGACtgcaaatttaaattttattttcttgcaatGATATAAACCTTTTGATGAAACTCATTTTCAGATAAAAGCATTGCAACATGAACTTGTATAGAGGGTTACTTTATTTAAAGGGACCAAGACCAACACTAAGGTTGTAGTGGTATGTTTCTAACATACAATTCTGAGCTTCATTTATTTTTGTACCTTAGAAAATGTTACATGTTAAAAAAAGGTGAAGATGAAGAATGGAAACTTGGCAGATGATGGAGATGATGAAGCAGGGAGCTAGCTATCACAAACAGAGGAACATGAATAATAGAAGAAGATCCATTAGGCGTAGATGTAAATGCTTGCACGGTGCTCATTCTCTCCTACAAATTTAAATCTATCAAATGTTTCTTTTCTTACACTTGTTATTTAATGGTTCTTGACTTGTTGTAATTTTTCAGCTACTCCTTCCCAAAGAATCCACCAAAAACTAGACAAAAGGACAAAGGGGAGCCTCTAGAAGAATTGTTTGAGATAGAGGATGGTAGTTTTGTGGTGAATGTCTTTCATGAAATCAAAGCTTGTGGTGAATGTTATTTAATGTTTTGTGGCAAGATAGGACATTTTGTTCCTTAAATTGACTAATTTCTTTTTGTCACTTGTGCATCATCTTCTATCAGCCAGAGCATCATATACTGAGTTATATTTGTTTATGATTGTAGTATAGAATGAAGTTTGTTTATGAACTATATATTTGAATTGCTGAGATATTTTATCTGGAATTTGCATGCATATTCTTGTTCTTTCCTGTTCTTGTTATGACTTGATTTTGGCTCCTCCTTCTTGTCCTTGTCTGAGCAGGTATGGGGAGACCAAAGGAAAATTTTTCTTCCTGATTTAGGATTAGAAATAGGTGGTGATATGAACCTAGCCGCTGGCATTCAGGTGGCATAATTGGCTCTTAAGCATTGGCAAAATAAGAAGCAGCAGCAAAGGATTATTGTCTTTGCTGGAAGGTACAAAAAATTGTCCctttctaaaatatttaattcATTTGTTTGTAGCTATTTTCTCATCTAATTATCTCATTTCATGGTTTCTAAAGTCCTGTAAAGCATGAGAAGAAAGTATTGGAGATGATTGGAAGAAAGTTAAAAAAGAATAATGTTGCACTTGACATTGTCAATTTCGGCGAGGAAGATGAGGGGAAGACAGAGAAGCTGGAAGCACTCCTTGCAGCTGTAAACAATAATGATACCAGCCACATTGTTCATGTTCCAACTGGTACAAATGCTCTTTCTGATGTGCTTATAAGGTTTGTGAATtcaattcattttattttatttctatttcttaCTTTTTAATAAGGATTCCCATTTGATCCAGGACTTCTTTGATATACATGTGAGTTAAGGAATTTGTTTATTATCTGCTCGGCTTCTATCCAATTCTGTTCTGTTTTCTTCCAATCTGATTGAAGTTTGGGGCTTTGGACTCTtgtgctttttcttttaatccttTCCCCAATTATTTACTAGCTCACCAAATAGACATTGGCTCGTCCTTCATATATTTTCTTTGCCAAACCCAAGTAGCAAAAATGGCATGCTTTAGATGGCTCTCGTGAAATATTTGTCATACTTATTCTGTCatcctatttttttttgtgttagaGGATTCATTGTTGCTCCGACTCTTTTTTAATTCTTTCCTGTAGTACAATAACAAATTTGATTTCTCTATTGAGAAGTAATTTTGTAACCTTGTTTTGTGGCAGCAAACCTATTTTTACTGGCAATGGTGAAGGTGGAAGTGGATTTGCAGCTGCTGCAGCTGGTGGTGTATCTGGATTTGAGTTCGGTGTGGATCCAAACTTGGACCCCGAGCTAGCTCTTgctttaagagtttcaatggaAGAAGAGAGAGCCAGGCAGGAAGCAACTGCAAAAAAAGCTGCAGAAGAAGCTTCTAAACAAGAGAAGGGTGGTGAGCAGCAAGCCAACTTTCAAGATGCAACAATGACTGAGCGTGCTAGTGCATCAGCTTCAGAAGCTGAGACAAAGACAAATGATATGATGGTTGGTGCTATTTGTTCTTTTAGGCagatttatttttctatttcttccCCTCATAGGCAGAAGAATTCATGCACATATGGCTGATGGATGCTGATTCATGTCCATTTTTTGAGAAAGAATTCAGTTAATCTTTCtgtaatatatgtaaaattgtGTAAAATTTAGTATGTTTGAACAATATATTGAGGATTATAGTTGATAATATACtttgtttatattttgaattatattaacttgtttgtttataataattttttttagctttataatacgatgaatttgtttattttttgtaatattataaatatttgaacaaattagataaaaatttatattaaatttatatttattttgtatgaaaacaagtttattttgtaattggaaaaataaaaaaatatattttaccttactgacggatttacagacggattttctgtctgtaatcagAACGTGGGATaatttttcaaagttcaaattacagacgaaaaatctgtcggaaaatctgtctgtaattacagacggaaaatccgtcgaaaaatccgtctgtaattacagacggaaaatccgtctgaaaaTCCGTCGAAAAATCCATCGGAAAGTTTATCGTCTTGGGGAAATGGATGGAGAATTTACAGAGGGAAAATTCGTCGGTAACTggtaaaaatccgtcggtaattttcCGATGgaaaaaaatccgtcggtaaataatttccgacgaggcttttacagagggacaaaattcgtcggtaatttcgtcggtaaccaaaaatccgtctgtaatatagaccaaatctgtctgtaaatctGTCTATATTAAgccattttctagttgtgttATTTTAGACATActgtatataaaatattttatattatatataaatactaggtcttataaaaatttaaaattcatatgTCGCTCCACGTCTTGTGTTACATAACCGCCGTGTCCAAATATGTACCGTACGTAAACCTCTAATAATGAACCGGTATCACTATAAATAAGTGAGTTCATTGCAAGCATCGATCACTCCCACATCTATTCTCTTgcttattatattatatataaaaatggAGTTCCGATGTGCTGTTGCTATGCTTTTCTGTGTAAGTTTTCgtattcttttgctttttaattTGGCTTATATATTCGCCAAAAAGAGTATAATAGTCCTTCATTCACTCATATTTTACCCTCACTGCGGGAAAATATCTATATTTCACTTTCTATGATCTCTTACCACAACTTTAGACCAACTTTCTTCATCCAaaacatttatttaatttggcTTTCACTGTTAACAATATTATagtcaatattaaataaaatcaaGTAAAATATTAAGGCAGTGATGAGTTAACAAGAACTGTAGCAGGCTGATTCCTTAAACAAGGAGTATATATGTATGCGTATATATAAGTAATTGGCTTTTCCAAAAATACAGTTTAAGAGAGTTACGTTTACATGCATATGCTATCTTGCATGTAATGATGGTGATTATAATAGGTTAATGTTATAAGTGTAAAAAGTGTTGAAATTAATCTCATataaaagaaagtaagaaagagtGGGTAATTTATAAGACGAGAAACTCATTAACGGATTACATAATAACTATATAGTTTTAGCAACATTTAAAgtgttattaaaataaataatatttttaatttaaaagataaaaatcagAAAGTTATCaaaatgtaaaaaattataactttaattttaaaaataatttttaaatattacttATGTTGTTTAACCATCATAGCCATTATAATTATAGCCACCGTAGTCCGAAGAAACCACTGGCACACATATATGGTTTGAGTTTCGTTGatttaaagtaaaataattatatgaaatgtttatataatataattattatgatATCTTATGTTTGGAGGAAATGGTACGGTGCAGCTTTCTTTTGCAATAGGAAGCCGTGGGCGAGAATTGATACCTGACGAAGATTACTGGCAAGCAGTTTGGCCAAACACTCCAATTCCTAACACTCTCAAGGAGCTTTTAAAGCCTGGAGCCCAAGGTCCATATAACTCCTCAATTATACAGTCACATATTAGAGTTGGTTATGGATTATGGTTATGAGAACCAATCTTAGTCGACTGATCcaatttgattaattaaaaattgtttGTCAAATTAGTCggattcaaaataaaagaataaactAATTGATGAAACAGGtatgattttttaattgttaaccaactaaaaataataaatttaatttttttaaattatatattttatacataaatttattattttattatatttaatttaaatataggtaaattttaattaaatcttaAACCTTTAATTATATGGATTCGGTGACACCACAGGTGTGGTTTTTAGAACTTGGTATAGATCTAACAAATTTCCACCTAATCTGCTCCACATGCACACCCCTGTCAATACACTATACACATCTGCAGAGCAATAATTGCAATTCTTTTATGAATGATTAATAGAGTAGAATTATCCTAAAATAAGAGTTTTTTGTATGATAATGCGTGCAGATTCTGAAATAAATGATGTTCCGATGAAAGTGGACGACACACAGTACCCAAAAACGTTCTTCTTCGAACATGAGCTATTTCCTgggaaaaagatgaacatgaaGTTCAGCAAAATCCCGTTTGCTCAACCATACGGAGTATATACATGGGGCAAAGTAATTAAAGACCTCGAAAAAGAGTCCTTCACCTTTGAGGATGCTTGCGTAAGAGAAGCCGGCAAGGGCGAGGACAAGTACTGCGCAAAATCCTTATCAACTTTGATCGGTTTCGCCGTTTCCAAGTTGGGAAAGAACATTCAACCGTTTTCAAGTTCTTTCTTGGACAAGCAGACTGACTACACCATAGAGGGAGTGCACAATCTTGGAGACAAGGCTGTTATGTGTCACAGGCTCAATTTTCAAAGCACCGTCTTTTATTGTCACGAAATCCATGGAACCACCGCATACATGGTTCCAATGGTGGCAGCCGACGGCAGGAGAACTCAGGCGTTAGCGGTTTGCCACCACGACACTTCCGGCATGAATGCGGAAGTTCTTTATGAAATGCTGAAAATCAAGCCTGGAACAGAGACTGCTTGCCACTTCCTTGGAAACAAGGCAGTTATGTGGGTTCCCAACATGGCTGTCAATGGTGTCTACAATATTGCCAATATGGCAAGTTAATTAACTATGCCTTTCTTGAAGCCTTTTGGGTTGTactataattaaataataaaccCATGTAATGTTGAACTCTCTACTTGTACTGTTGAAGCTCTAAACTACATGTGCGCCAATGATTATGATGTAATGGCCGGAATTGTGCAGTATATATGATTATATGCTGCTCAATTTTAATGTCTATCTTCTTGTTTGATATGAACTTTCAATATCATATCTACATGGTAAGTAGTCGACATCCAGAAATAActctttttattgatttttaacttttattaaATGTTCATAAtggataaaaagttaaaaacctGGTTTAATAGTTtgatcaacaaaaaaaaaatattctataaaagttataaaagttaGAAGCAAAAATAGTGGACCAAGTTTAACAAGACCCTGGTTGTTAAAAATTCCTTTGTTATGGTTGGATTCTTTCACCAGATCTGATGGCTTAAGTTTTGTTGGTAGTTTGTAAAAAAGAAAGTATAGGAACCAATTTTACTGTAAGtcaatttgaataatttttcaaaaattaagattttgaaaaaggaaaagtttAAGGCCATCAGATTTATTAAAATCTGGTCAGCATTTAGtcagtaaaataaaaataagtgaTTCTCCACCATTAAATGAAACCTCACACCATTAAATACACTATTGATAACTAATTGATGGCTACAACTCACAAAATCTGCTGTCCCCTAacattcttttttttaaaaaaaaataagattaggATATTAAAAATGTGCCATATAAGTCTAATGAAATATTCTTTATGTATTATTCTAGTGTAGCCGCTTCCGCAACGTAAATGTCATCTTCTTACGTAAATGTCATCTTCTTGTGTCGTTGTTTCCTAAAGCTCCAGCAATCATTACGCGTCGTCGAGGTACCACAAAGCAGTTGTGGTGGAGGATACGGTGGCAGTGTGACGGACGATTGATGACGAGATACCAACAACATGATGAGAGAGGATGAAATGGGGCTTCACTAGAAGTGAGTACGGATCGATTTGGTTCAAGTTCATGGTAAAATTAAAACcgaaccaatcaaaatataattggttcggtttggttcaaatttgtattttttagtaCATGtatccgaaccaaaccaaaccgattaAGAACGGATTGGTTTGGTTCGGGTAATTGGATATCCGATAACtttgaaattcataaaaaaaccaaatttttatcttaaaaattcaacaagtacaATAAACATGTAACATCAATAGAAATAATCCAAACATGTTAAATACCAAATACATTAAAAGCTAATCTCATTAAAATTCAAACATATTAATAGTGAATAATCTTTGTCTAAcgaaaaagtaatatatatatatatatatatatatatatatatatatattatttttttatttaattaatatatgatgGGTTCGCGGGTTAGTTCGGGTTTCGCACCCCCAAAATCGATATCCAAACCAATCACTAACAAAGACCATCGGTTTGGTTCGAATCGAATCCAATTACCCATTATTTCCAGaaccaatttaattaattcGGTTCAAGTTCGAACATATAATTGGGTATCTGCTACTCATG is a window from the Arachis stenosperma cultivar V10309 chromosome 3, arast.V10309.gnm1.PFL2, whole genome shotgun sequence genome containing:
- the LOC130965272 gene encoding unknown seed protein USP-like translates to MEFRCAVAMLFCLSFAIGSRGRELIPDEDYWQAVWPNTPIPNTLKELLKPGAQDSEINDVPMKVDDTQYPKTFFFEHELFPGKKMNMKFSKIPFAQPYGVYTWGKVIKDLEKESFTFEDACVREAGKGEDKYCAKSLSTLIGFAVSKLGKNIQPFSSSFLDKQTDYTIEGVHNLGDKAVMCHRLNFQSTVFYCHEIHGTTAYMVPMVAADGRRTQALAVCHHDTSGMNAEVLYEMLKIKPGTETACHFLGNKAVMWVPNMAVNGVYNIANMAS